In the genome of Hydractinia symbiolongicarpus strain clone_291-10 chromosome 5, HSymV2.1, whole genome shotgun sequence, one region contains:
- the LOC130645377 gene encoding serine/threonine-protein phosphatase 2A 55 kDa regulatory subunit B alpha isoform-like: MVVFVNMSSGNDDATVKWCFSQVKGTCEEEITEADIISTVEFNHNGELLATGDKGGRIVIFQKDNAPKSSPRHGEYNVYSTFQSHEPEFDYLKSLDIDEKINRIKWLKRRNQSHFLLSTNDKTVKLWKISERNLRIDGPLNTKSLDGTQDLDYSEITHLKIPELHSTPLMVEASPRKIYANAHTYHVNSISVNSDDETYLSADDLRINLWSLQRTDQSFNIVDIKPANMEELTEVITAAEFHPQHCNVFVYSSSKGTVRLCDMRDNALCDKYAKLFEEPEDPSNRSFFSELISSIADVKFSHNGRYMLTRDYLSVKVWDLNMENKPIETFQVHEYLRSKLCALYENDCIFDKYECCWSGDDSSILTGSYNNFFRIFNRESKSGVCLEATRENVRPKQQLRQKKITTTGKRKKDEISVECLDFNRKILHIAWHPTDNIIALAATNNLYLFQEKL; encoded by the exons GATATCATTTCAACAGTTGAATTTAATCATAATGGTGAATTGCTAGCCACTGGTGACAAAGGTGGTCGTatagttatttttcaaaaagataaTGCA CCGAAAAGTTCACCACGACATGGCGAATACAATGTATATAGTACCTTTCAGAGCCACGAGCCAGAgtttgattatttaaaaagtttagatattgatgagaaaataaatagaataaaatgGCTTAAAAGAAGAAATCAGTCTCACTTCCTGTTGTCAACCAATG ataaaACTGTAAAACTATGGAAAATATctgaaagaaatttaagaaTAGATGGTCCATTAAATACGAAATCTCTTGATGGAACTCAGGATTTGGATTATAGTGAAATTACACACTTAAAAATTCCTGAACTACATTCAACACCTTTAATGGTTGAGGCGAGCCCTCGAAAGATTTATGCGAATGCCCACACGTACCATGTAAATTCAATATCTGTTAACAGTGATGATGAAACCTACTTGTCTGCAGATGATCTGAGAATCAACTTGTGGAGTTTACAGCGTACTGACCAAAGCTTCA ATATTGTTGACATCAAACCAGCCAATATGGAAGAATTAACTGAAGTCATCACTGCTGCAGAATTTCATCCACAACACTGCAATGTGTTTGTATATAGCAGCAGCAAGGGAACTGTGAGACTATGTGACATGAGAGATAACGCCCTGTGTGACAAATATGCCAAAT tattcGAGGAGCCTGAAGATCCTAGCAATCGTTCCTTCTTCTCTGAACTTATTTCATCTATAGCAGATGTGAAGTTTAGTCATAATGGTAGATATATGTTGACTAGAGATTACCTTAGTGTAAAGGTCTGGGATCTAAATATGGAGAATAAACCAATTGAAACGTTCCAGGTGCATGAATACCTGCGCAGTAAACTTTGCGCGTTGTACGAAAATGATTGCATATTTGATAAATACGAGTGCTGTTGGAGTGGAGATGACAG CTCGATTCTTACTGGTTCCTATAATAACTTTTTCCGAATCTTCAATCGAGAGAGCAAGTCTGGCGTGTGCTTAGAAGCCACGCGGGAAAATGTCCGACCAAAACAACAGCTTCGccagaaaaaaatcacaactACCGGTAAACGAAAGAAAGATGAAATTAGCGTAGAATGTTTGGACTTTAACCGTAAGATTTTGCACATAGCTTGGCATCCAACTGACAACATCATAGCTTTAGCGGCAACAAATAATCTGTACTTGTTTCAAGAGAAGTTGTAA